CGACGATCTGCCCGCTTTGACCAAGCTCCAGGGCGAGCTGCTGGAATCGGCCGCGAAGCTCGTGCGGCCCGGCGGCGTCATCGTCTACTCGACGTGCTCGCCGCATCTGCGCGAAACGCGCGGGGCGGTCGACCGGGCCGTGCGTCAGCTGGGGCTGGAGGAGCTGGACGCCCGGCCGCTCGTGGAACCGATGGGCGACGTCGGCGACGGGCCGTCGGTGCAGATGTGGCCGCACCGCCACGGCACCGACGCGATGTTCTTCGCCGTGCTGCGCAAACCCGCGCACGGCTGATCGGACACGCGAACGGCCGAGCAAACCCGGGCACGTCTGAGGCCCGCCCGTCGCGGGCGGGGCGGAGCCGGCGCTCGTCTGCGCCGATTCCCGGGAGTCGGTCAGGGGCGTCCGTCGTCGCCGCGGCCGAAGACGCCGACGGCGACCCAGGCCAGGGCGACGATGATGCCGCCGACGACTGCGTAGGTGCCCGTGCCGTCGATTACGGCGAAACCGACACCGTAAAGCATGGTCAGGGCCAGTGCGATGAAGGCGAGTATCTTGCGGTCCATGGCCGCAGGGTACCCGTGTTAGCCCCGGGACGTCGGATGCGATGTTCTTCGCCGTGCCGCGCAAGCCCGCGGAATGATGGCCGGAGGGTATCTTGAGCCCATCGTCCGACGCGCCCAACGCCGCCGGCGATGAACGCTGGTCTGCGACCATCCGCCACATAACCCGCAAAGGTCCCCATGTTCCGCCGTTTCGACGCCGATGCCGCTCTCGCCCAGGCCCGCCAGTACGGCCTGCGCTACAACAAGCACCAGGTCAAGGAGCTCCGCCGCCGGTCCGCCGTCACTCCGGCCACCGCAGCCGAGATCGCCGCTTTCGAGGCTTCGACCGGCCTCGCCCTACCGGCCGATTACGCCGAATTCCTGCGCACCTGGAATGGCGGAGTCCCGGAGCATTCCACCTTCCGGGTCGGTGATCGCAGCTTCGTCATCCGGGAGTTCGTGCCCCTGGCCGGAGACGCACGCGACACCTGGGGCCTCGCCGGCCACCTCGAGCTGTTCGCCGACGGAATCCCGGAGGGCACTTTGCCCGTGGCCAGCAGCCCGGGCGGCGACCTCTACCTGATCGACTCCGCAAGCGGCGAGGTCTCCTTCTGGGATCACGAAACCGAGGAACTCACCCCGGTCTCCGCCAGTTTCCGGGGGCTCGTCGACGCCCTCCGGTCCGGCGACACGGCCTGAGGGGCCGGAAACAGGCATTGATCTGGTCCGGCTTGACCGGATGGGTCCGGGCCCCGGGGACGGCGCGGTAGGCTCGGGGCATGAGCACCCCGATCATCGCCCCCTCCATCTTGTCCGCCGATTTCGCCAGGCTCGACCGGGAAATCGAGGCGGTGTCCGATGCGGATTGGATCCACATCGACGTCATGGACGGCCACTTCGTGCCCAACCTCTCCTTCGGCGTGCCCGTCATGGCCGCGGTGGCGAAGGTGACCGACAAACCGCTGGACGTGCACCTCATGATCGAGGAGCCGGAAAAGTGGGTCGACGGCTACGTCGAGGCCGGCGCCGCGGGCGTCACCTTCCACGTCGAGGCGACGGAGGATCCGATCGCCCTGGCGCGCAAGCTTCGCGAAGCCGGGGTTCGCGCGGGCATCTCGCTGCGCCCCGGCACGCCGATCGAACCGTGGCTGGAGCACCTGCACGAGTTCGACCTGGTGCTGGTCATGAGCGTCGAACCGGGGTTCGGCGGGCAGTCCTTCATGCCCGACCAGCTGGAGAAGGTCCGCATCCTGCGCAACCAGATCGACCTGCGGGGGCTGGGCACCATCATCGAAATCGACGGGGGCATCGGCGGTTCCACCATCGCCGACGCCGCGGAAGCCGGCTGCGACGCCTTCGTGGCCGGGTCGGCGGTCTACGGCGCCGAGGTGCCCAACGACGCCGTCAACGAACTTCGCGCGCTGGCCGTCGAGGGCCAGCTGCGCGACGAGGAAAGCCGAGGCTGACATGCCCCTCTTCACCGACCTCGTCGCCGCCACGGCGCTGTCGCCGGACCAGGCGATGCGCACGGCGATCGCCGCCGCGGAGCGGGTGCGCGGCACCACCTCGCCCAATCCGCCGGTCGGCTGCGTCATCCTCGACGCTTCCGGGATGCCGGCGGCGGTGGCGGGCACCGACCCCGTGGGCGGACCCCATGCCGAGGCGCAGGCCGTGGAGATGGCCGGCGACCGGGCCCGGGGAGGCACGGCGGTGGTCACGCTCGAGCCCTGCCATCACCACGGCCGCACCGGCCCGTGCACCGGCGAACTGCTCGCGGCGGGGGTGGCGAAGGTCGTCTACGCCGTCGAGGACCCCAATCCCGTCGCCGCGGGCGGCGCGGACTGGCTCGATGCGCGGGGAGTGGAGGTCATCGGGGGCACCTTGCGCGCCGAGGTCGCCGACGGGGTCCTGCGGCCCTGGCTGCACTGGCAGGCCACCCGCCGCCCGCACATCACGCTCAAGACCGCCGGCACCATCGACGGACTGGCCGCCGCGACGGACGGTTCGTCGCAATGGATCACCGGCGACGCGGCCCGCGCCCGCGTCCACGTCGACCGTTCCCGCCGCGACGCGGTCATCGTCGGCACGGGGACGGTGCTCGCCGACGACCCCCGGTTGACGGCCCGGGATCCCGGCGGAGCCCCGTACCCGAATCAGCCGCTGCGCGTGGCCATCGGCCGCAAGGAGATCCCCGAGGACGCCGCCATCCGCGGCGGGTTCCTGCCGGGCGAGCGCGTCGATCCGGCGATCGCGTCGGCGGACATGTTCCGCCACATCCAGACCCGCGACATGTCCGTCGTCGTCGACGTCCTCGCGGATCTAGGGCTCATCGACGTCCTCGTCGAGGGCGGCCCCCGGTTGGCGGGGGCGTTCCTGGAGGCCGGCCTCGTCGACGCCGTCGAGTCCTACGTCGCGCCCGGTCTGCTGGGCGCCGGCACCGCCGTCGTCGACACGGGGTCGGCCACGACCGTCGACGACATCGTCCGTTTCCGCACCGTCGGCGTCGAGTTGCTCGGCGACGACGTGCTCATCAAATCCGTGCGCAGAGCATAGAGAGGAACCACCACACGTGTTCACCGGAATCGTCGAGGAAGTCGGCCGCGTGGCCGGCATCGAGGATCAGGGCGATGCCATTCGCCTCACCATCGGGTGCGAGACGGCGGTAGAGGGGGCGAAACTCGGCGACTCCATCGCCGTCAATGGCGTGTGCTTGACCGTCGCCGAGTTCGACGACGAAGGTTTCACCGCCGACGTCATGCAGGAATCGCTGGACCGCACCGGCCTCGGCGGGCTGGGCACCGGATCGCCGGTCAACCTCGAGCGCGCGGTCGCCGCGGGCGCGCGGCTGGGCGGGCACATCGTCCAGGGCCACGTCGACGGCACGGGGTCCATCGTCTCGCGCACGCCCGGCGAGCACTGGGAGGTCGTGCGCATTTCGCTTCCCGACGACCTCGACCGCTACGTGGTGGAGAAGGGCTCCATCGCCGTGGACGGCACTTCGCTGACGGTCTCCGCCGTGGGAGGCGAGGCGGGCGATCATTGGTTCGAGGTCAGCCTCATCCCGACGACGCTGGCGGACACCGTGCTGGGCACGCTCGAGGTGGGCGCCACCGTCAATCTGGAAGTCGACGTGGTGGCCAAGTACATCGAGAAATTGCTGCCCCGATAGGCTCATGTCCGTGATTGAACTCGACAGCGTGGAACGGGCCATCGCCGACATCGCCGCCGGCAAGGCCGTGGTGGTCGTCGACGACGAGGACCGCGAGAACGAGGGCGACATCATCTTCGCCGCCGAACTGGCGACGCCGGAGCTGGTGGCCTTCATGGTGCGGTACTCCTCCGGATACATCTGCGCGCCGCTGACCGGCGCGGACTGCGACCGGTTGGGCCTGCCGCCCATGGTAGCCCGCAACGAAGACGTCCGCGGCACCGCGTACACGGTGACCGTCGACGCGGCCACCGGCTCGACCGGCATCTCCGCCGCGGACCGCGCGTACACG
This genomic stretch from Corynebacterium hansenii harbors:
- a CDS encoding riboflavin synthase is translated as MFTGIVEEVGRVAGIEDQGDAIRLTIGCETAVEGAKLGDSIAVNGVCLTVAEFDDEGFTADVMQESLDRTGLGGLGTGSPVNLERAVAAGARLGGHIVQGHVDGTGSIVSRTPGEHWEVVRISLPDDLDRYVVEKGSIAVDGTSLTVSAVGGEAGDHWFEVSLIPTTLADTVLGTLEVGATVNLEVDVVAKYIEKLLPR
- the ribD gene encoding bifunctional diaminohydroxyphosphoribosylaminopyrimidine deaminase/5-amino-6-(5-phosphoribosylamino)uracil reductase RibD — translated: MPLFTDLVAATALSPDQAMRTAIAAAERVRGTTSPNPPVGCVILDASGMPAAVAGTDPVGGPHAEAQAVEMAGDRARGGTAVVTLEPCHHHGRTGPCTGELLAAGVAKVVYAVEDPNPVAAGGADWLDARGVEVIGGTLRAEVADGVLRPWLHWQATRRPHITLKTAGTIDGLAAATDGSSQWITGDAARARVHVDRSRRDAVIVGTGTVLADDPRLTARDPGGAPYPNQPLRVAIGRKEIPEDAAIRGGFLPGERVDPAIASADMFRHIQTRDMSVVVDVLADLGLIDVLVEGGPRLAGAFLEAGLVDAVESYVAPGLLGAGTAVVDTGSATTVDDIVRFRTVGVELLGDDVLIKSVRRA
- the rpe gene encoding ribulose-phosphate 3-epimerase — encoded protein: MSTPIIAPSILSADFARLDREIEAVSDADWIHIDVMDGHFVPNLSFGVPVMAAVAKVTDKPLDVHLMIEEPEKWVDGYVEAGAAGVTFHVEATEDPIALARKLREAGVRAGISLRPGTPIEPWLEHLHEFDLVLVMSVEPGFGGQSFMPDQLEKVRILRNQIDLRGLGTIIEIDGGIGGSTIADAAEAGCDAFVAGSAVYGAEVPNDAVNELRALAVEGQLRDEESRG
- a CDS encoding SMI1/KNR4 family protein; this encodes MFRRFDADAALAQARQYGLRYNKHQVKELRRRSAVTPATAAEIAAFEASTGLALPADYAEFLRTWNGGVPEHSTFRVGDRSFVIREFVPLAGDARDTWGLAGHLELFADGIPEGTLPVASSPGGDLYLIDSASGEVSFWDHETEELTPVSASFRGLVDALRSGDTA